One Meriones unguiculatus strain TT.TT164.6M chromosome 5, Bangor_MerUng_6.1, whole genome shotgun sequence DNA segment encodes these proteins:
- the Rpn1 gene encoding dolichyl-diphosphooligosaccharide--protein glycosyltransferase subunit 1 encodes MEAPVGLLLLLWLGALAPTPGSASSEAPPLVNEDVKRTVDLSSHLAKVTAEVVLAHPGGGSTSRASSFVLALEPELESRLAHLGVQVKGEDEEDNNLELRETKIKGKSGRFFMVKLPVALDPGSKISVVVETVYTHVLHPYPTQITQSEKQFVVFEGNHYFYSPYPTKTQTMRVKLASRNVESYTKLGNPARSEDVLDYGPFKDIPAYSQDTFKVHYENNSPFLTITSMTRVIEVSHWGNIAVEENVDLKHTGAVLKGPFSRYDYQRQPDSGISSIRSFKTILPAAAQDVYYRDEIGNVSTSHLLILDDSVEMEIRPRFPLFGGWKTHYIVGYNLPSYEYLYNLGDQYALKMRFVDHVFDEQVIDSLTVKIILPEGAKNIQVDSPYDISRAPDELHYTYLDTFGRPVIVAYKRNLVEQHIQDIVVHYTFNKVLMLQEPLLVVAAFYILFFTVIIYVRLDFSITKDPAAEARMKVACITEQVLTLVNKRLGLYRHFDETINRYKQSRDASTLNSGKKSLETEHKAVTSEIAVLQSRLKTEGSDLCDRVSEMQKLDAQVKELVLKSAVEAERLVAGKLKKDTYIENEKLSSGKRQELVTKIDHILDAL; translated from the exons ATGGAGGCGCCCGTCGGCTTGCTGCTGCTCCTGTGGCTCGGGGCCTTGGCCCCGACGCCGGGTAGCGCCTCCTCGGAGGCTCCGCCGCTGGTCAACGAGGACGTGAAGCGCACGGTGGATCTGAGCAGCCACCTAGCCAAGGTGACGGCGGAGGTGGTCTTGGCGCACCCGGGCGGCGGCTCCACATCACGAGCCAGCTCTTTCGTTCTGGCTCTGGAGCCCGAACTCGAGTCTCGGCTGGCGCACCTCGGAGTGCAG gtAAAGggggaagatgaggaagacaacaaCTTAGAATTGCGAGAAACCAAAATTAAGGGGAAAAG CGGGAGATTTTTCATGGTCAAACTTCCAGTTGCTCTTGATCCGGGATCCAAGATATCAGTCGTGGTGGAAACTGTCTACACTCATGTGCTTCATCCATATCCGACTCAGATAACTCAATCAGAGAAGCAGTTTGTGGTGTTTGAGGGCAACCATTATTTCTATTCTCCCTATCCAACAAAGACCCAGACCATGCGAGTGAAACTTGCTTCCCGGAATGTGGAAAGCTATACCAAGCTGGGGAACCCCGCACGATCTGAGGACGTCCTGGATTATGGGCCTTTTAAAGACATCCCTGCCTACAGTCAG GATACTTTCAAAGTACACTATGAGAACAATAGCCCTTTCCTGACCATCACCAGTATGACCCGGGTCATCGAGGTTTCTCACTGGGGTAATATTGCTGTGGAAGAGAATGTGGACTTGAAGCACACAGGCGCAGTTCTGAAAGGGCCTTTCTCCCGCTACGATTACCAGCGACAACCTGACAGTGGGATCTCATCCATCCGTTCTTTTAAG ACCATCCTTCCTGCTGCTGCCCAGGATGTGTATTACCGGGATGAGATTGGTAATGTTTCCACCAGCCACCTCCTTATTTTGGATGACTCCGTGGAGATGGAAATCCGGCCTCGATTCCCTCTCTTTGGAGGGTGGAAGACACACTACATTGTTGGCTACAACCTCCCGAGCTATGAGTACCTCTATAACCTGG GTGACCAGTATGCACTGAAGATGCGGTTTGTGGACCACGTGTTTGATGAGCAAGTGATAGATTCTCTGACAGTGAAGATCATCTTGCCTGAGGGAGCCAA GAACATCCAGGTGGACAGTCCCTACGATATTAGCCGTGCCCCCGATGAGCTGCACTACACCTACCTGGACACTTTCGGCCGCCCCGTGATTGTCGCCTACAAGAGGAACCTGGTGGAGCAGCACATCCAGGACATCGTG GTGCACTACACGTTCAACAAGGTGCTCATGCTGCAGGAGCCTCTGCTGGTCGTGGCCGCCTTCTACATTCTGTTCTTCACCGTCATCATCTACGTCCGTCTGGACTTCTCCATCACCAAG GATCCAGCTGCAGAGGCCAGGATGAAAGTGGCCTGTATTACAGAGCAGGTCTTAACCTTGGTCAATAAAAGGTTAGGCCTCTACCGTCACTTCGATGAGACCATCAATAGATACAAGCAGTCCCGGGATGCCTCTACCCTTAACAGTGGCAAGAAGAGCCTGGAGACAGAGCACAAAGCTGTGACCAGTGAGATAGCTGTGCTGCAGTCCAGGCTGAAAACAGAGGGCTCTGACCTGTGTGACAGA GTGAGTGAAATGCAGAAGCTGGATGCGCAGGTCAAGGAGCTGGTGCTCAAGTCGGCGGTAGAGGCCGAGAGGCTGGTGGCTGGCAAGCTCAAGAAGGACACGTACATCGAGAATGAAAAGCTCAGCTCAGGAAAGCGCCAGGAGCTGGTCACCAAGATCGATCACATCCTGGACGCTCTGTAG